In Pyrenophora tritici-repentis strain M4 chromosome 6, whole genome shotgun sequence, the DNA window ACATCCATCATGTCGTACGCGGAAATGGCTGCCAAGGGCCCCAAGCAGAGCCCTGAGGAGGTGAGAGATTTCTTTGTGAGATAATAGATTGCGAATAATTGCTAACTGGAAGATAGGCGTAAGTTTATCCATGCATGTGCTCAAGCTCATGCTCGCAAGTCATGTTGCCTTCAGAGTCACTGACAAGAATGCAGTCGTGCCCCCGCCCCGCCTCAGGTTGAGCACTCTTCCGATGACAGTGTCCACTCTCTCGTCGACGTAGACAGCCCCCATATCTCCTCGGTCCCTTCCGACTATGAGTCACAATCCGTCAAAACGGATACGCAGGCTGAGCGCATTGAGCGCGAAGAGAAGATCGAACAAGAGGCCAAGGATATCAAGGACAAAGCAGCCGCAAAGAAGGATGCTGCCAAGGACAAGATCAACAAGAATGCCGACAACCCAGTTGTCTTGAGTAATGCTGTGGGGCTTGCCGTTGTTGGTGGTATCGTTG includes these proteins:
- a CDS encoding MAP65-ASE1 multi-domain protein, which produces MSYAEMAAKGPKQSPEEVEHSSDDSVHSLVDVDSPHISSVPSDYESQSVKTDTQAERIEREEKIEQEAKDIKDKAAAKKDAAKDKINKNADNPVVLSNAVGLAVVGGIVGFGAYRQYARGELTSKVVAVWAAAIGLFGVGDYYVSQYFFKRNPPQ